A single genomic interval of Antarcticibacterium arcticum harbors:
- a CDS encoding DUF3078 domain-containing protein, with translation MPHVSYPTRSYLLAFFILFGFAMQASGLKMVRIDTTKTDTTEVKKDVLPDSIANEPQEVMIFWTKKNAVGVNFNEVAFINWNSGGNNSISALFHGNFERKYQKKLLSWKSNASMRYGLNAQEGRELRKSEDQIQVSSTFGYRRDSVSNFRYSAKFNFNTQFANGYRYPDTNRPISKFMAPGYVFLGIGTEYSHPKDDLTVYISPVTQKSTFVLDRVLSNEGMFGVTPAVKDEEGNILEEGERVRTEFGVLVTSGFTKEVFKNVNLDNQISLYSDYLNKFGNVDVDWQMNVNMVVNTFIKASIGSHLRYDDDVKVKEDINGDGNLETLGPKVQFKQMLGVGVVYEF, from the coding sequence ATGCCCCACGTTTCTTATCCTACCCGCTCCTATCTTTTAGCCTTCTTTATTCTTTTTGGTTTCGCAATGCAGGCTTCAGGTTTAAAAATGGTGAGGATTGATACTACAAAAACCGATACTACCGAAGTAAAGAAAGATGTGCTTCCAGATTCTATTGCCAATGAGCCGCAGGAAGTGATGATCTTTTGGACCAAAAAAAATGCGGTGGGAGTGAATTTTAATGAAGTGGCTTTTATTAACTGGAACTCAGGGGGAAATAATTCAATATCTGCCCTTTTTCACGGGAATTTTGAGCGTAAATACCAAAAGAAATTACTTTCCTGGAAAAGTAATGCTTCTATGAGATACGGTTTGAACGCCCAGGAGGGAAGGGAACTCAGGAAAAGTGAAGACCAGATCCAGGTGAGTTCTACATTTGGTTACCGTCGTGATTCGGTTTCCAACTTCAGGTATTCGGCTAAATTTAATTTTAACACACAGTTTGCCAACGGGTACCGCTATCCCGATACCAACCGGCCAATTTCTAAATTTATGGCGCCCGGCTACGTATTCCTTGGGATTGGAACCGAGTATTCCCACCCAAAAGATGACCTTACCGTCTATATCTCGCCCGTTACCCAGAAATCTACTTTTGTACTGGACAGGGTGCTCTCCAATGAAGGAATGTTTGGCGTGACCCCGGCGGTAAAGGACGAAGAAGGGAACATCCTGGAGGAAGGAGAACGGGTTCGTACAGAATTTGGAGTGCTTGTCACCAGTGGATTTACCAAAGAGGTCTTTAAAAATGTAAACCTGGATAACCAGATAAGTCTGTATTCAGATTATCTCAATAAATTCGGGAATGTGGATGTTGACTGGCAAATGAATGTAAACATGGTAGTGAACACATTTATCAAAGCAAGCATTGGCTCTCACCTAAGGTATGATGATGATGTTAAGGTAAAGGAGGACATCAACGGGGACGGAAATCTTGAAACCCTGGGGCCAAAAGTTCAGTTTAAACAAATGTTGGGAGTGGGAGTGGTTTATGAGTTTTAA
- the dgt gene encoding dGTP triphosphohydrolase, which yields MNWEQLLSLKRYGDKNKRLRREQDETRLGFEVDYDRIIFSSAFRSLQDKTQVIPLSKTDFIHTRLTHSLEVSVVGRSLGRLAGQKILEKHPHLKTIHGYQMNDFGAIVAAAALAHDIGNPPFGHSGEKAIGEYFSLGNGKRFKDQLTTQEFEDLTRFEGNANGFKILTENRPGVDGGIRLSYATLGAFIKYPKESLPHKPTRNIGDKKFGVFQTEKAIFEEIAAELGLLSVRNGEKVAFARHPLAFLVEAADDICYTIIDFEDGINLGLINEEYALEYLIKLVKNSINTSKYHSLTNTADRLSYLRALAINTLIKEAVELFLKNEEAILAGEFHESLFDKSSYEAQIKDIIKISVERIYQSEEVVHKEIAGYKMLSHLLDTYTRAFLPEEEMQNSNFNKLVRKSVPKLVINEEGSVYQILLQICSYTASLTDGITVSSFEKYKGLSL from the coding sequence ATGAACTGGGAACAACTCCTGTCTTTGAAGCGTTATGGAGATAAGAATAAAAGGCTTCGCAGGGAGCAGGATGAAACCCGGCTGGGGTTTGAGGTAGATTATGACAGGATCATATTTTCCTCGGCCTTCCGAAGTTTACAGGATAAAACACAGGTAATCCCGCTTTCTAAAACCGATTTTATTCATACCAGGCTTACTCACAGCCTCGAAGTATCTGTAGTTGGCCGATCCTTAGGCCGCCTGGCGGGACAAAAGATTCTGGAGAAGCATCCACACCTTAAAACCATTCACGGCTACCAGATGAACGATTTTGGTGCCATAGTAGCCGCTGCTGCGCTGGCGCACGATATAGGAAATCCGCCGTTCGGGCATTCAGGAGAAAAAGCCATTGGAGAATATTTTAGTCTGGGCAACGGAAAACGGTTTAAAGACCAACTTACCACACAGGAATTTGAGGACCTCACAAGATTCGAAGGCAATGCTAACGGATTTAAGATCCTAACCGAAAACCGCCCTGGGGTAGATGGCGGGATACGCCTCTCTTATGCCACCCTGGGAGCTTTTATTAAATATCCCAAAGAGTCGCTTCCCCATAAACCTACCCGCAATATTGGCGATAAAAAATTCGGGGTCTTCCAGACGGAGAAAGCCATATTTGAAGAAATAGCCGCTGAACTGGGACTGCTCTCGGTTCGCAATGGTGAAAAAGTTGCTTTTGCGAGACATCCCCTGGCATTTCTCGTAGAAGCGGCAGATGATATTTGCTACACCATTATTGATTTTGAGGACGGGATCAATCTTGGACTTATCAATGAAGAATATGCCCTTGAGTATCTTATAAAACTGGTAAAGAATAGCATCAACACCTCAAAATACCATAGCCTCACCAATACTGCAGACAGGCTGAGCTATTTGCGCGCGCTGGCTATTAATACACTTATCAAAGAGGCGGTAGAGCTGTTTCTGAAAAACGAGGAGGCCATTCTTGCCGGGGAGTTTCACGAGTCGTTATTTGACAAAAGCAGTTATGAAGCCCAGATAAAGGATATTATTAAAATAAGTGTAGAGCGCATTTACCAGAGTGAAGAGGTAGTACACAAAGAGATCGCGGGCTATAAGATGTTGTCGCATTTGCTGGACACCTACACCAGGGCTTTTTTGCCGGAGGAAGAAATGCAGAATTCCAATTTCAATAAGCTGGTGAGAAAATCGGTACCCAAGCTTGTGATTAATGAAGAGGGGAGCGTTTACCAGATTCTTCTGCAAATATGTTCCTATACCGCATCTTTAACAGATGGGATCACTGTATCATCTTTTGAGAAGTATAAGGGATTAAGTTTGTAA
- a CDS encoding GxxExxY protein — MENEISYKIRGAIFNVYKHFGPGLLESVYIAAFQADLQKEGLQVRKEVPVPVFYKNQKLEVGFRIDLLVNEKVIIEVKSVENIAEVHHKQVITYLKLTNLKLAILVNFNVENINSGIFRKVNGL; from the coding sequence ATGGAGAATGAGATTTCATACAAGATAAGAGGCGCAATATTTAATGTGTATAAACATTTTGGGCCGGGTCTTTTGGAATCTGTATATATAGCAGCCTTTCAAGCCGATTTACAGAAAGAAGGTTTACAGGTGAGAAAAGAGGTACCGGTACCGGTCTTTTATAAAAATCAAAAGCTGGAAGTAGGGTTTAGAATTGATCTGTTAGTGAATGAGAAGGTAATTATAGAAGTTAAATCGGTTGAAAATATTGCCGAGGTTCATCATAAACAGGTTATTACATATTTAAAACTCACTAACCTTAAACTTGCAATTCTGGTAAATTTTAATGTAGAAAATATAAATTCAGGGATCTTTAGAAAAGTAAACGGCTTATAA
- a CDS encoding ribonucleoside-diphosphate reductase subunit alpha: MYVLKRDGHKEPVMFDKITARIRKLCYGLNEIVDPLKVAMRVIEGLYDGVTTSELDNLAAEVSATMTTAHPDYARLAARISVSNLHKNTKKSFSEVMADLYEYVNPRTGKEAPLLSEEVYKVIQENKELLDSTIIYNRDFGYDYFGFKTLERSYLLKLNGKIAERPQHMLMRVSIGIHINDIDAAIETYELMSKKYFTHATPTLFNSGTPKPQMSSCFLLAMKDDSIDGIYDTLKQTAKISQSAGGIGLSIHNVRATGSYIGGTNGTSNGIVPMLRVFNDTARYVDQGGGKRKGSFAMYVEPWHADIFDFLDLKKNHGKEEMRARDLFYAMWIPDLFMQRVEQDSTWTLMCPNECPGLFDIHGEAFDELYHQYEAEGKGRKTIKARELWEKILESQIETGTPYMLYKDAANRKSNQQNLGTIRSSNLCTEIMEFTSEDEVAVCNLASIALPMFIKGNEFDHKELFRITKRVTRNLNRVIDRNYYPVIEAENSNIRHRPVGLGVQGLADTFIKLRLPFTSDEAKKLNEEIFETLYFAAVTASMEMAKEEGPYSTFKGSPISKGQFQYNLWGLQDEELSGRWDWAKLRKDVMKHGVRNSLLVAPMPTASTSQILGNNEAFEPYTSNIYTRRVLSGEFIVVNKHLLEDLVARDLWTEDVKDAILRANGSVQDIDIIPQDLKELYKTVWELSMKDIIDMSRHRGYFIDQSQSLNLFMENANYSKLTSMHFYAWKSGLKTGMYYLRTKSAVDAIKFTLKKEEKKEPVPVFAAEPEVPTARAATPRMETEGNSLSPEELRAIIAQSKEAEGDDCLMCGS, encoded by the coding sequence ATGTATGTACTGAAAAGAGACGGGCATAAAGAGCCTGTAATGTTTGACAAGATCACTGCCAGAATACGTAAATTATGCTATGGTCTAAATGAGATCGTAGACCCCCTGAAAGTGGCAATGAGAGTTATTGAAGGACTCTATGACGGGGTTACTACCAGTGAACTGGACAACCTGGCTGCCGAAGTTTCAGCTACCATGACTACCGCCCACCCCGATTATGCAAGGCTTGCAGCGCGCATTTCGGTCTCCAACCTTCATAAAAACACCAAAAAATCTTTCTCTGAGGTAATGGCAGATCTTTATGAGTATGTCAACCCCCGCACCGGTAAAGAGGCGCCATTGCTTTCAGAGGAAGTTTATAAGGTAATTCAGGAAAATAAAGAATTGCTGGATTCCACTATTATTTACAACCGGGATTTCGGATATGATTATTTCGGCTTTAAAACCCTGGAACGTTCCTACCTCTTAAAACTTAACGGAAAGATCGCTGAGCGCCCCCAACATATGCTCATGCGGGTTTCCATTGGGATCCATATAAATGATATAGATGCAGCCATAGAAACCTATGAGCTTATGTCTAAAAAATATTTTACACACGCTACCCCAACATTGTTCAATTCGGGTACCCCAAAACCCCAAATGTCCTCCTGTTTCCTTCTGGCTATGAAGGATGACAGTATAGACGGGATCTACGATACTCTCAAACAAACGGCAAAGATCTCCCAGTCTGCCGGTGGTATTGGCCTTTCTATTCACAACGTGCGCGCTACCGGTTCCTATATTGGTGGAACCAATGGTACCTCTAACGGGATAGTGCCCATGTTGCGCGTTTTTAATGACACCGCCCGCTATGTAGACCAGGGTGGCGGAAAAAGAAAAGGTTCCTTTGCCATGTATGTAGAACCCTGGCATGCAGATATCTTTGACTTTCTGGACCTGAAAAAGAACCACGGAAAAGAAGAGATGCGCGCCCGTGACCTGTTTTACGCTATGTGGATCCCAGATCTTTTCATGCAGCGCGTAGAGCAGGATTCTACCTGGACCCTGATGTGCCCTAACGAATGCCCGGGATTATTTGACATTCACGGCGAAGCATTTGATGAACTTTACCATCAATATGAAGCCGAAGGAAAAGGCCGGAAGACCATAAAAGCCCGTGAACTTTGGGAAAAGATCCTCGAATCCCAGATCGAGACCGGAACGCCGTATATGCTTTACAAAGATGCCGCTAACCGGAAATCCAATCAGCAAAATCTTGGTACCATCCGTTCCTCCAACCTTTGTACCGAGATCATGGAATTTACCAGTGAAGATGAAGTTGCCGTATGCAACCTTGCCTCTATCGCTCTGCCCATGTTTATCAAAGGAAATGAGTTTGACCACAAGGAACTTTTCCGTATAACAAAACGGGTTACCCGAAACCTCAACCGGGTTATAGACCGCAATTACTATCCTGTAATTGAGGCTGAAAATTCCAATATACGGCACCGTCCTGTAGGACTTGGTGTTCAGGGTCTGGCAGATACATTTATTAAACTAAGACTGCCGTTTACCAGCGATGAAGCAAAAAAGCTGAATGAGGAGATCTTTGAAACCCTTTATTTTGCAGCTGTTACGGCTTCCATGGAAATGGCAAAAGAAGAAGGTCCGTATTCCACCTTTAAAGGATCGCCCATAAGCAAAGGGCAATTCCAGTACAATCTTTGGGGATTACAGGATGAAGAACTAAGCGGCCGCTGGGACTGGGCAAAATTACGTAAGGATGTGATGAAGCACGGGGTGCGCAACTCCCTGCTTGTAGCTCCTATGCCTACAGCATCCACTTCCCAGATCCTTGGTAACAATGAAGCTTTTGAACCTTACACCTCAAATATATATACCCGAAGGGTCCTTTCAGGAGAATTCATTGTGGTTAACAAGCATTTACTGGAAGACCTTGTTGCCCGGGATCTCTGGACTGAAGATGTAAAAGATGCTATTTTGCGGGCCAACGGATCTGTTCAGGATATTGATATTATTCCGCAGGACCTGAAGGAGCTTTACAAAACTGTTTGGGAACTGAGCATGAAGGACATTATTGACATGTCAAGACACCGCGGTTATTTCATCGATCAGTCGCAATCGCTCAACCTGTTCATGGAAAATGCCAATTACAGCAAGCTTACCTCTATGCATTTTTACGCCTGGAAGAGCGGACTTAAAACCGGAATGTACTACCTGCGCACCAAGAGCGCAGTAGACGCAATAAAATTCACCCTTAAAAAAGAAGAGAAAAAAGAACCTGTACCTGTTTTTGCTGCAGAACCTGAGGTCCCCACGGCCCGGGCAGCAACTCCCCGCATGGAAACAGAAGGCAATTCCCTCTCCCCTGAAGAATTACGTGCTATCATTGCACAATCCAAGGAAGCTGAAGGAGATGATTGCTTAATGTGCGGTTCTTAA
- a CDS encoding ribonucleotide-diphosphate reductase subunit beta, producing MAQTEPILQENKDRFVIFPIKHHDIWDWYKKMEASFWTAEEIDLHQDLNDWTNKLNADERYFIKHILAFFAASDGIVNENLAENFVNEVQYSEAKFFYGFQIMMENIHSETYSLLIDTYVKDEKEKDQLFHAIETFPAIQKKAEWALKWIESDSFAERLIAFAAVEGIFFSGAFCSIFWLKKRGLMPGLTFSNELISRDEGVHCDFAVHLHNNHLINKVSKERIREIIVDALNIEREFITESLPASLIGMNAKLMTQYLEFVADRLLTELECEKEYGSSNPFDFMDMINLQGKTNFFEKRVGEYQKAGVMNKDKDTNKISFDADF from the coding sequence ATGGCTCAAACAGAACCCATTTTACAGGAAAACAAAGACAGATTCGTAATCTTTCCAATTAAACACCACGATATCTGGGATTGGTACAAAAAAATGGAAGCGAGTTTCTGGACTGCCGAGGAAATAGACCTTCATCAGGACCTTAATGACTGGACCAATAAACTAAATGCAGATGAGCGTTATTTCATAAAGCACATCCTGGCTTTCTTTGCAGCCTCAGACGGGATCGTAAATGAAAACCTGGCAGAGAATTTTGTAAATGAAGTACAATATTCAGAAGCTAAATTCTTTTACGGCTTCCAGATCATGATGGAGAACATCCATTCTGAAACTTACTCTTTGCTTATAGATACCTATGTAAAGGATGAGAAAGAAAAAGACCAGCTTTTTCACGCCATTGAAACCTTCCCTGCTATTCAAAAGAAAGCCGAGTGGGCATTAAAATGGATAGAATCTGATTCTTTTGCTGAAAGACTGATCGCATTTGCCGCTGTGGAAGGTATTTTCTTTTCCGGTGCGTTTTGCTCGATCTTCTGGCTTAAAAAACGCGGACTTATGCCCGGGCTTACCTTCTCCAATGAATTAATCTCCAGAGATGAAGGTGTGCATTGCGACTTTGCAGTACACCTGCACAACAATCACCTAATAAACAAAGTTTCCAAAGAGCGCATTCGCGAGATCATCGTGGATGCCCTTAACATAGAACGGGAATTCATAACCGAGTCATTGCCGGCCAGCCTTATTGGTATGAACGCAAAACTAATGACCCAGTATCTTGAGTTTGTGGCAGACAGGCTGCTTACCGAGCTGGAATGCGAAAAGGAATATGGCAGCAGCAATCCTTTTGACTTTATGGATATGATTAACCTGCAGGGTAAAACCAACTTCTTTGAAAAAAGAGTTGGAGAATATCAAAAAGCAGGGGTGATGAACAAAGACAAAGACACCAACAAAATAAGCTTCGACGCCGATTTTTAA
- a CDS encoding DUF4412 domain-containing protein, protein MKKAVLLGVLMMFITIPSQAQFLKNLQKKVEKRVENTVTNKVADKAAAEAGKSVDNMLNFQMANSGFATGFEQVDPSEIPEIYEFDWSYVVKMETRDGDMILNYFLKKDAPYFGFKLPDNDMFMVMDPSKKINVMYMRAEGNNMVMATRIPESNSAELAADKKQADEFSFKKIANKTIMGYDCSGYQGENKEMVFTFYVTREPDISFGDIYKSDKTNLPKGFDPQWIEDGNGIMMQMIMEGKKNAKENATLTCIALEKKPFNIKKSDYNSSAGN, encoded by the coding sequence ATGAAAAAAGCAGTATTATTGGGGGTTTTAATGATGTTTATCACCATCCCATCCCAGGCCCAGTTCCTCAAAAATCTTCAGAAAAAAGTAGAAAAAAGAGTGGAGAATACCGTTACCAACAAGGTAGCCGATAAAGCCGCGGCCGAAGCAGGAAAATCTGTTGACAATATGCTCAATTTCCAAATGGCAAACAGCGGGTTTGCGACCGGGTTTGAACAGGTGGACCCTTCAGAAATTCCTGAGATATATGAATTTGACTGGAGTTACGTGGTTAAAATGGAAACCAGGGATGGAGATATGATCTTAAATTATTTTCTGAAAAAAGATGCTCCTTATTTTGGATTTAAACTTCCCGATAATGATATGTTCATGGTCATGGATCCCAGTAAAAAGATTAATGTAATGTATATGCGGGCTGAAGGAAATAATATGGTTATGGCCACCAGGATCCCCGAATCCAATTCGGCAGAGTTGGCTGCCGATAAAAAGCAGGCAGATGAATTCAGCTTTAAGAAAATAGCGAATAAAACCATAATGGGCTATGATTGCTCTGGTTACCAGGGGGAGAACAAGGAAATGGTATTTACCTTTTATGTCACCCGGGAACCCGATATAAGTTTTGGCGACATATATAAATCTGATAAAACAAACCTGCCCAAAGGTTTCGATCCCCAATGGATTGAAGATGGTAATGGGATCATGATGCAAATGATCATGGAAGGAAAGAAAAATGCAAAAGAGAATGCTACATTAACCTGTATTGCACTTGAAAAAAAGCCGTTTAATATTAAAAAAAGTGATTATAACAGCTCTGCCGGGAATTGA
- a CDS encoding DUF3109 family protein, with the protein MFQIGKTIVSEEIIKKDFVCNLSACKGACCIDGEAGAPVEEDEKKILEDIYPLVKPFLRPEGIAAIEAQGTWVIGEDGEPETPLINGADCAYVTFDKRGTALCGIEEAYNQGEITWKKPVSCHLYPVRVQDYSEFAAVNYHHWHICDDACSLGKELQVPVYKFVKQALVRKFGEDWYEELEKTALEIEAKKM; encoded by the coding sequence ATGTTTCAAATAGGCAAAACCATAGTTTCTGAAGAGATCATCAAAAAGGATTTCGTGTGTAATCTTTCGGCATGCAAAGGCGCATGTTGTATAGACGGTGAGGCCGGTGCGCCGGTTGAGGAGGATGAAAAGAAAATTCTGGAAGATATCTATCCGCTGGTAAAACCCTTCCTGCGACCTGAGGGCATTGCAGCCATCGAGGCGCAGGGCACCTGGGTAATTGGAGAGGACGGGGAGCCCGAAACCCCCTTGATAAATGGCGCAGATTGTGCCTACGTCACCTTTGACAAACGCGGGACCGCACTTTGCGGCATTGAAGAAGCGTACAACCAGGGGGAGATCACCTGGAAGAAACCCGTATCCTGCCATTTATACCCGGTAAGAGTTCAGGATTATTCAGAATTTGCCGCAGTAAACTACCATCACTGGCATATTTGTGATGACGCCTGTTCCCTGGGCAAAGAATTACAGGTACCGGTCTATAAGTTCGTAAAACAAGCCCTTGTAAGAAAATTTGGTGAGGACTGGTATGAGGAGCTGGAAAAAACAGCTTTGGAAATTGAAGCTAAAAAGATGTGA
- a CDS encoding MarC family protein: MILDFREIATASMILFAVIDIIGSIPIIIDLRKKAGHIQSEKATIVAGILMIVFLFVGKEILNLIGIDVNSFAVAGSFILFFLALEMILGITLYKDDAPETAAVVPLAFPLIAGAGTMTTLLSLRAEYEAINIVVAILLNIVVVYIVLKSSGKMERFLGKQGINVIRKIFGVILLAIAVKLFTSNIQSLFD; encoded by the coding sequence ATGATCCTTGATTTTCGAGAAATTGCTACGGCCAGTATGATCCTTTTTGCAGTAATTGACATTATTGGGAGTATTCCCATAATAATTGATCTGCGCAAAAAAGCGGGCCATATTCAAAGTGAAAAGGCCACTATAGTGGCGGGGATCCTGATGATTGTTTTTCTCTTTGTAGGGAAAGAAATCCTTAACCTTATAGGAATTGATGTGAATTCCTTTGCGGTAGCCGGTTCCTTCATCCTTTTTTTCCTGGCGCTTGAAATGATCCTGGGTATTACCCTTTATAAAGATGATGCGCCGGAAACTGCCGCTGTTGTGCCTTTGGCATTTCCGCTAATTGCCGGGGCGGGAACTATGACCACTCTGCTTTCCCTGAGGGCAGAGTATGAAGCTATTAATATTGTCGTGGCTATTTTACTGAATATTGTAGTGGTTTATATAGTGCTGAAATCTTCGGGAAAAATGGAACGTTTCCTCGGCAAACAAGGGATCAATGTGATACGTAAAATATTTGGAGTAATTTTGCTGGCCATAGCCGTGAAATTATTCACATCCAATATTCAGAGCCTGTTCGATTAG
- a CDS encoding FAD-dependent oxidoreductase has translation MDFDVLIIGGGAAGLSCALLLGSAKEKSYALNKNVGILLHQKASHLQSAIINNALGIPAGTSGGVILKEGAVQLKDLYPQVQQITGEKVKMISSAEGGFLITTNKNSYTAQKVVIAVGYSELLTIQDLEPYIIPHKKSPAHKNRIQLRNEDHLVKENMYVAGSLAGHRSQYAIACGSGACVATDILTSWNNGEHSVVHDKLK, from the coding sequence ATGGATTTTGACGTGCTTATCATAGGCGGGGGAGCCGCAGGTTTATCCTGTGCGCTGTTGCTAGGATCGGCGAAAGAAAAATCTTACGCGCTAAATAAAAATGTAGGAATTTTGCTTCATCAGAAAGCTTCGCATCTTCAATCGGCAATTATCAATAATGCCCTTGGAATACCGGCCGGGACTTCGGGAGGAGTAATTCTTAAGGAGGGTGCGGTTCAGCTTAAAGATCTGTATCCACAAGTGCAGCAAATAACAGGCGAAAAGGTAAAAATGATATCTTCAGCAGAGGGTGGTTTTCTTATTACCACCAACAAAAATTCCTACACTGCACAAAAAGTGGTAATTGCTGTTGGCTATTCAGAATTACTTACCATCCAAGACCTGGAACCTTATATTATTCCGCATAAAAAATCCCCTGCCCATAAGAACAGGATACAGTTGCGCAATGAAGACCATCTTGTAAAAGAGAATATGTATGTTGCCGGAAGCCTTGCGGGACACCGCAGCCAGTATGCAATTGCCTGTGGCAGCGGGGCCTGTGTGGCTACAGATATTTTAACCAGCTGGAATAACGGGGAGCACAGCGTGGTGCACGATAAACTAAAATAG
- a CDS encoding S41 family peptidase, which produces MKENNKIYLPLLLGLVCAAGVLLGSKINFSSSQGLFSSNPKKEKLNRLIDYIDYEYVDYVNTDSIVDITVNRILENLDPHSVYIPSVEYASVTENMKGDFVGIGVSFQSVNDTVVVIQPIKGGPSEKIGIKGGDRILFANDAQLFDKNISNDSLIAQLKGEENTNVTLTVFRKGLKELLRFNIKRSRVPIKSVDAAYMLTNNLGYIKVNRFAESTYREFKESLEKLQQEGATQIAIDLRDNPGGYLSEAINIVDEFLKDGKLILYTKNKKGAMEETHSRRKGKFEDREVFVLINENSASASEIVAGAFQDNDRGTIIGRRSYGKGLVQREMELGDGSAVRLTIARYYTPTGRSIQKPYGEGNEAYFNDYTRRYKNGELRTADSIHVDDSLRYVTPGGKIVYGGGGIIPDIFVPKDTNFEKEHLTYILRSGHLSQFIFEVLEQDRNYYNSLSWDDFQKKEIITDALLANFQSYARRNNFPVKMNVYKPLVRRYLKAVMAQQLFGEDEFQRLINEDDRIIEKVIELSKTI; this is translated from the coding sequence TTGAAAGAGAACAATAAAATATATTTACCCTTGTTGCTGGGGTTGGTTTGTGCCGCAGGTGTCCTGCTTGGCTCAAAGATCAACTTTTCCTCCAGCCAGGGACTTTTCTCTTCCAACCCAAAAAAGGAAAAACTCAACAGGCTCATAGATTACATAGATTATGAGTATGTGGATTATGTGAATACAGACAGTATTGTAGATATTACCGTAAACCGCATCCTTGAAAATCTTGACCCGCACTCGGTGTATATTCCCAGTGTGGAATATGCCAGCGTGACCGAAAATATGAAGGGAGATTTTGTGGGCATTGGGGTTAGCTTTCAAAGCGTCAATGATACGGTGGTGGTGATACAACCCATCAAAGGTGGCCCCAGTGAGAAAATTGGCATTAAAGGCGGTGACAGGATCCTCTTTGCAAATGATGCGCAGCTTTTTGATAAGAACATCAGCAACGATTCCCTCATTGCGCAGCTTAAAGGCGAGGAGAATACCAACGTAACCCTTACCGTTTTTAGAAAAGGTTTAAAGGAACTGCTGCGGTTCAACATTAAGAGATCACGGGTTCCTATTAAAAGTGTAGACGCCGCTTATATGCTTACAAATAACCTGGGCTATATCAAGGTGAACCGTTTTGCTGAAAGCACTTACAGGGAGTTTAAGGAAAGCCTGGAAAAACTGCAGCAGGAAGGCGCTACTCAAATAGCGATAGACCTGCGTGACAATCCCGGAGGATATCTAAGCGAAGCCATTAATATTGTTGATGAATTCCTGAAAGACGGAAAACTCATCCTTTACACTAAAAATAAAAAAGGGGCGATGGAAGAGACCCATTCGCGCCGAAAAGGGAAGTTTGAGGACCGCGAGGTTTTCGTGCTCATAAATGAAAATTCGGCATCAGCCAGTGAGATCGTGGCAGGAGCATTCCAGGATAATGACCGCGGCACCATTATAGGCAGGCGTTCTTATGGGAAAGGCCTTGTACAACGCGAGATGGAATTGGGAGACGGCAGTGCGGTGCGGCTAACCATTGCAAGGTATTATACTCCTACGGGCCGCTCCATTCAAAAACCTTATGGCGAAGGAAATGAAGCCTATTTTAATGATTATACCCGGCGCTACAAGAACGGGGAGCTTAGAACTGCAGATAGTATTCATGTAGATGACAGCCTGCGTTACGTGACCCCGGGAGGAAAGATTGTATATGGCGGTGGGGGAATTATTCCCGATATTTTTGTGCCGAAGGATACCAATTTTGAAAAAGAACACCTCACCTATATTTTAAGAAGCGGCCACCTGAGTCAGTTTATATTTGAGGTGCTGGAACAGGACCGGAATTACTACAATTCCTTATCCTGGGATGATTTTCAAAAGAAGGAGATCATCACAGATGCGCTTCTCGCAAATTTTCAAAGTTATGCGCGCAGGAACAACTTTCCTGTAAAAATGAATGTTTATAAACCTTTGGTTAGGAGATATCTAAAGGCAGTAATGGCACAACAGCTGTTTGGAGAGGACGAATTTCAACGGCTAATTAATGAAGATGACCGAATTATAGAAAAAGTGATAGAATTATCTAAAACAATCTAG